A single genomic interval of Celeribacter indicus harbors:
- a CDS encoding LLM class flavin-dependent oxidoreductase, protein MAEQRMYIAWHGRNGAASEGWNHPAWGRGRLWNRAETYQEIALLLERARLDMIVFSDRVDIAGDDPAGAVGRMDTLAVCATIADATQSIGIVPAVSTELYRPFMVARLISTLDHLSSGRIGWSVQPMLSDAAVTAVGQVLPIPEAAEDRMRRAAEFVDICRKLWDSWDEDAVVGDPETAIFADPGKVHEIDHEGEFYSSRGPLNTVRPPQGQPVTVMAPADEAERRFAAQEADVVILPGLSVEALAADCAALRAEIAAAGRTGRVKILVSVNPVVAASEGGARIAAAQLDEAYGALALGGMRIIGDSSQVCTAVKALVADTGADGISIDAVWLPSYVIQLMSYLVTPLQREGLFPATYGAGLFKDQLASA, encoded by the coding sequence ATGGCTGAACAACGCATGTATATCGCCTGGCACGGCCGCAACGGCGCGGCGAGCGAAGGCTGGAACCATCCCGCCTGGGGGCGGGGGCGTCTCTGGAACCGGGCAGAGACCTATCAGGAAATCGCGCTGCTGCTCGAGCGCGCGCGGCTCGACATGATCGTGTTTTCCGATCGCGTCGACATCGCCGGCGACGATCCCGCCGGGGCCGTGGGCCGGATGGATACGCTCGCGGTCTGCGCCACCATCGCCGATGCAACCCAGTCCATCGGCATCGTGCCGGCGGTTTCGACGGAGCTTTACCGCCCGTTCATGGTGGCGCGGCTGATCTCGACCCTGGATCACCTGTCCTCGGGCCGGATCGGCTGGTCGGTACAGCCGATGCTCAGCGATGCCGCGGTCACGGCGGTGGGGCAGGTGCTGCCGATCCCCGAAGCCGCCGAAGACCGGATGCGCCGGGCCGCGGAATTCGTCGACATCTGCCGCAAGCTCTGGGACAGCTGGGACGAGGATGCGGTCGTCGGCGACCCCGAGACGGCGATCTTCGCGGATCCCGGAAAGGTGCACGAGATCGACCACGAGGGCGAATTCTACAGCTCGCGCGGGCCCCTCAACACGGTGCGTCCGCCGCAGGGGCAGCCGGTCACCGTGATGGCTCCCGCGGACGAGGCGGAGCGGCGGTTCGCGGCGCAGGAGGCCGATGTGGTGATCCTTCCGGGCCTTAGCGTCGAGGCGCTCGCCGCCGACTGCGCCGCCCTGCGTGCCGAGATCGCCGCCGCTGGCCGCACCGGCCGGGTGAAGATCCTGGTTTCGGTCAACCCGGTGGTGGCCGCGAGCGAAGGCGGTGCGAGGATCGCGGCCGCGCAGCTCGACGAGGCCTATGGCGCGCTGGCGCTGGGCGGGATGCGGATCATCGGAGATTCTTCCCAGGTCTGCACGGCGGTAAAGGCGCTTGTCGCCGACACAGGGGCCGACGGCATTTCGATAGATGCCGTCTGGCTCCCGTCTTACGTGATCCAGCTCATGTCCTATCTGGTGACGCCGCTCCAGCGCGAGGGCCTCTTCCCGGCGACATACGGCGCCGGACTGTTCAAGGACCAGCTCGCGTCGGCCTGA
- a CDS encoding ABC transporter permease, which yields MTDVVQRLLQGCISVFILFTVVFFLIRLVPGDPAVLLAGPTASQETIELIRTQFGFDRPFVEQYALFLQNALHGDFGSSIRTQLPVMREILERLPYTAVLALVGMGVAVLLGVTGGVIAAIRRNSGADVVLTSTAVLAISVPSFWLALLLMNFFAVRLGWLPSYGAGTWRHFVLPAVVIAAAQVGLIMRVTRGSVIEVLSADYIRTARAKGASSARLMIHHALRGAIVPVITVICLQIGILFNGAVVTETVFNWPGIGRFLIDSVLARDYPAIQALVLVFGVIFILINLFSDMLNAVIDPRLRRAR from the coding sequence ATGACTGATGTCGTTCAACGTCTGCTTCAGGGATGTATCAGCGTATTCATCCTGTTTACCGTGGTCTTTTTTCTGATCCGTCTCGTGCCGGGCGATCCGGCCGTTCTTCTCGCGGGGCCGACGGCATCGCAGGAGACGATCGAGCTCATCCGCACGCAATTCGGCTTCGACCGCCCGTTCGTCGAACAATACGCGCTCTTTCTCCAGAACGCGCTTCACGGCGATTTCGGCAGCTCGATCCGGACGCAGCTGCCGGTGATGCGCGAAATTCTGGAGCGTCTTCCCTATACTGCGGTGCTGGCGCTCGTCGGGATGGGGGTGGCGGTGCTTCTGGGTGTGACGGGCGGTGTCATCGCCGCCATCCGGCGCAACAGCGGCGCGGATGTGGTCCTGACCTCCACCGCCGTGCTGGCGATCTCGGTGCCGTCCTTCTGGCTGGCGCTGCTGCTGATGAATTTCTTCGCGGTCCGCCTCGGCTGGCTGCCGTCCTACGGCGCGGGGACCTGGCGGCATTTCGTGCTGCCGGCGGTGGTGATCGCCGCCGCGCAGGTGGGGCTGATCATGCGGGTGACGCGGGGCAGCGTGATCGAAGTGCTGTCGGCGGACTACATCCGCACCGCGCGGGCCAAGGGCGCGTCCTCCGCGCGGCTGATGATCCATCACGCGCTGCGCGGGGCGATCGTTCCGGTGATCACGGTGATCTGCCTCCAGATCGGCATCCTCTTCAACGGTGCGGTGGTGACCGAGACGGTGTTCAACTGGCCCGGCATCGGGCGCTTCCTGATCGATTCCGTGCTGGCACGGGACTACCCGGCGATCCAGGCGCTGGTGCTCGTCTTCGGGGTGATCTTCATCCTGATCAACCTGTTTTCGGACATGCTCAACGCAGTGATCGACCCGCGTCTGAGGAGGGCACGGTGA
- a CDS encoding ABC transporter permease, whose amino-acid sequence MADIAQAPAAPSGLRRWFGEAKSLGAAGTIGLVLVGLVLAGVLIGPLVWQVDPAQQQLSQAMRGMSAAHPLGTDHLGRDLLARAMHGGRLSLVMGFGSVFAAMAAGVAIGATAAMRGGWIEAVLMRLIDSLLSIPGMVQAVILVAVIGRGIVPLIVALAIYSMPIFARVAHQTARQLMNSEYVLAAVAMGSGRLRLAFVHIVPNFAAPIITIASFRVGANLLTGAALNFFGLGAQAPSVEWGLMIAEGQRYSWQAPMLTLVPGLALMITTLGLNLLGDGVRHRLDPKTRNSL is encoded by the coding sequence ATGGCCGATATCGCTCAGGCTCCCGCCGCCCCCTCGGGCCTTCGCCGCTGGTTCGGCGAGGCGAAATCCCTCGGTGCCGCCGGTACGATCGGGCTCGTTCTCGTGGGTCTCGTGCTCGCCGGCGTGCTGATCGGGCCGCTGGTCTGGCAGGTCGATCCGGCACAGCAGCAACTCTCCCAGGCGATGCGCGGCATGAGCGCGGCGCATCCGCTGGGCACCGACCATCTCGGGCGGGATCTGCTGGCGCGGGCGATGCATGGCGGCCGGCTCTCGCTCGTCATGGGGTTCGGGAGTGTGTTTGCCGCGATGGCGGCCGGTGTCGCCATCGGCGCGACCGCGGCGATGCGGGGCGGCTGGATCGAGGCGGTGCTGATGCGCCTCATCGACTCGCTGCTGTCGATTCCGGGCATGGTGCAGGCGGTGATCCTCGTCGCCGTCATCGGACGCGGGATCGTGCCGCTGATCGTGGCGCTGGCGATCTACAGCATGCCGATCTTCGCCCGCGTGGCGCACCAGACCGCGCGGCAGCTCATGAACAGCGAATACGTGCTGGCGGCGGTGGCCATGGGGTCGGGACGGCTGCGGCTGGCCTTCGTCCACATCGTGCCGAACTTCGCCGCGCCCATCATCACCATCGCGAGCTTTCGCGTCGGGGCGAACCTGCTGACCGGCGCCGCGCTGAACTTCTTCGGCCTGGGGGCGCAGGCGCCCTCGGTCGAATGGGGCCTGATGATCGCCGAGGGCCAGCGCTATTCCTGGCAGGCGCCGATGCTGACGCTCGTGCCGGGTCTCGCGCTGATGATCACGACGCTGGGGCTCAACCTGCTGGGAGACGGGGTGCGCCACAGGCTCGATCCGAAGACCAGAAACTCACTCTGA
- a CDS encoding ABC transporter substrate-binding protein: MNMHTLRPSLGRLLSSAALLFGVAAAAPAPAQENVLRVVVPSSIEAKIPSGTGPAFNQGLLRNVFETLTVVSPDQKLLPGLATDWSVSDDKLTWTFRLREGVSFTDGTPFDADAVVRNIDYIMAPENRIPSLDNLGPLSGARKVDDHTVELTTSVPFSGLPVRLAHTVASMVSPASYDEYGADIPREIASGTGPFMLESFELPDRIVMTRNPDYWGGAPEIDGIDFDFINDGQTRLAGLLSGQADMNFYLSPIDRPRVAGNPDFEVLSVPSIRAFVAHLPMGLPAMQDRKVREALNLAIDREALANFIFSGSATALDSSIGPGQIGYRAAHQLPYDPERAEELFAEAGWSKNSDGILEKDGERFPTLTYLASNGRYPGDDALAQAVSGYLTEAGVPTELRIEEFATFIEDARNTARDAGWVTQIAWGFASEGASMLCQVYVESNPLDFGGYDNPELETACAEIDATFETDARIRLIEETAAWVMDDYPAIFLLAPTYEVATSTAFTGLQLSSSEYHSFAGVAPAE, encoded by the coding sequence ATGAACATGCACACTCTCAGGCCTTCCCTCGGACGGCTCCTCTCCTCTGCCGCTCTGCTCTTCGGGGTCGCGGCGGCAGCCCCCGCGCCGGCACAGGAAAACGTCCTGCGCGTCGTCGTGCCGTCGAGCATCGAGGCCAAGATCCCCTCCGGCACCGGCCCGGCCTTCAACCAGGGCTTGCTGCGCAACGTCTTCGAGACGCTGACCGTGGTCTCGCCCGACCAGAAGCTTCTGCCCGGACTGGCGACGGACTGGTCGGTGTCCGACGACAAGCTGACCTGGACGTTCCGGCTGCGCGAAGGCGTCTCCTTCACCGATGGCACGCCCTTCGACGCCGATGCCGTGGTCCGGAACATCGACTATATCATGGCGCCCGAGAACCGCATCCCCTCGCTCGACAATCTCGGGCCGCTGAGCGGGGCGCGGAAGGTCGACGACCACACCGTCGAACTGACCACCTCCGTCCCGTTCAGCGGCCTGCCGGTGCGGCTTGCGCATACGGTGGCATCCATGGTCAGCCCGGCCTCCTATGACGAATACGGCGCCGATATCCCGCGAGAGATCGCCTCGGGCACCGGCCCCTTCATGCTCGAGAGCTTCGAGTTGCCGGACCGGATCGTGATGACACGCAACCCCGACTACTGGGGCGGCGCGCCGGAGATCGACGGGATCGACTTCGACTTCATCAATGACGGGCAGACGCGCCTGGCCGGGCTGCTGAGCGGGCAGGCGGACATGAATTTCTATCTCTCGCCGATCGACCGTCCCCGCGTGGCCGGCAATCCCGATTTCGAGGTGCTGAGCGTTCCGTCCATCCGCGCCTTCGTCGCGCATCTCCCGATGGGTCTGCCGGCGATGCAGGACAGGAAGGTGCGCGAGGCGCTCAATCTCGCCATCGACCGCGAGGCGCTGGCCAATTTCATCTTCAGTGGCAGCGCCACCGCGCTCGACAGTTCGATCGGGCCGGGTCAGATCGGCTATCGCGCGGCGCATCAACTGCCCTACGATCCCGAGCGCGCGGAGGAGCTTTTTGCCGAAGCCGGCTGGAGCAAGAATTCCGACGGCATCCTCGAAAAGGATGGCGAGCGCTTCCCCACGCTCACTTATCTGGCGAGCAACGGGCGCTATCCAGGCGATGACGCGCTGGCGCAGGCGGTCAGCGGGTACCTGACCGAGGCGGGCGTGCCCACCGAACTCCGGATCGAGGAATTCGCCACCTTCATCGAGGATGCGCGCAACACCGCCCGTGATGCGGGATGGGTCACCCAGATCGCCTGGGGCTTCGCCTCGGAGGGCGCCTCGATGCTCTGCCAGGTCTATGTCGAGAGCAATCCCCTTGATTTCGGGGGCTACGACAATCCCGAGCTGGAGACGGCCTGTGCCGAGATCGACGCCACCTTCGAGACGGATGCGCGGATCAGGCTGATCGAGGAGACCGCCGCCTGGGTGATGGACGACTATCCCGCGATCTTCCTGCTGGCGCCGACCTACGAGGTGGCAACCAGCACGGCCTTCACCGGGCTCCAGCTCAGCTCCTCGGAATATCACAGCTTTGCCGGTGTCGCGCCGGCGGAGTGA
- a CDS encoding MFS transporter, whose translation MVETGHGPASGRAGGRGQADAPGRQAQRTGEASPAVSDPWRVLPPIMLAMALAMADQTMIASSLPLVVSSLGDAERVGWVLIGFMMTSMISAPVYGGLGDVFRRKRMMIVALTVFACGAVLSALSVNLDMLILARILQGIGGGGLMTSAQALLGETVPVQERARYQGYLGGITVSCASLGPVLGGVIGDLLGWRAIFLASLPVAAVTVVLVMRLPDSRRSGAATAISDWRFDGWGLAWFAGFSVALLVALEQVKRAESTALAGLAVCAVAASLCLIGLIRRERRASHPLLPLDLLSEAPLRYSNMLVLLHGCVMLGLISFMPLYLRVEHGLSATRSGVMLLLLTGGLAVGALVGGKMVSHTRRTTIFPAAGLSATTVILTVLVFAMEWVTIPQLGLAMCLIGMMMGSTMGVAQLLVQIASGPRAIGVTAGFLLFSRSLGSALGVALALMILFVAMKSLDPGAMALFEARLDGSFAAGPADAALLKSFQLAIGMLAMISFFGAVVAWRHPMRRF comes from the coding sequence ATGGTTGAGACAGGACATGGACCGGCATCCGGCCGGGCCGGCGGGCGCGGGCAGGCCGATGCGCCGGGACGGCAGGCGCAGAGGACCGGCGAGGCATCCCCCGCGGTGTCGGATCCCTGGCGCGTGCTGCCGCCGATCATGCTGGCCATGGCGCTCGCCATGGCCGATCAGACGATGATCGCCTCGTCGCTGCCGCTGGTCGTGTCCTCGCTCGGCGATGCCGAGCGGGTCGGATGGGTGCTCATCGGCTTCATGATGACCTCGATGATTTCCGCGCCGGTCTATGGCGGGCTGGGCGACGTGTTCCGGCGCAAGCGCATGATGATCGTCGCGCTGACGGTCTTTGCCTGCGGCGCGGTGCTGAGCGCGCTTTCGGTCAATCTCGACATGCTGATCCTCGCCCGCATCCTGCAAGGCATCGGCGGCGGCGGCCTGATGACCTCGGCCCAGGCGCTGCTGGGGGAAACCGTCCCGGTGCAGGAGCGCGCCCGCTATCAGGGCTATCTTGGCGGGATCACGGTGAGCTGCGCGTCGCTCGGCCCGGTGCTGGGCGGCGTGATCGGAGACCTCCTGGGCTGGCGCGCGATCTTTCTCGCCAGCCTGCCGGTGGCCGCGGTGACGGTGGTGCTGGTCATGCGACTGCCCGACAGCCGCCGGTCCGGGGCCGCGACGGCCATCTCGGACTGGCGGTTCGACGGCTGGGGGCTGGCCTGGTTCGCGGGCTTCTCCGTGGCGCTGCTGGTCGCGCTCGAACAGGTCAAGCGCGCCGAGAGCACGGCGCTTGCGGGCCTTGCGGTCTGCGCCGTCGCGGCCTCGCTCTGCCTGATCGGGCTGATCCGGCGCGAGCGGCGGGCCTCGCACCCGCTGCTGCCGCTGGACCTGCTGTCGGAGGCGCCGCTGCGCTACAGCAACATGCTGGTGCTGCTGCACGGCTGCGTGATGCTCGGGCTGATCTCCTTCATGCCGCTCTACCTGCGGGTCGAGCACGGGCTCTCGGCCACGCGCAGCGGCGTCATGCTGCTGCTGCTGACCGGGGGGCTGGCGGTGGGGGCGCTGGTGGGCGGCAAGATGGTCTCCCACACCCGGCGCACGACGATCTTTCCCGCGGCGGGGCTGAGCGCCACCACCGTCATCCTGACCGTCCTCGTCTTTGCGATGGAATGGGTGACGATCCCGCAGCTCGGTCTGGCCATGTGCCTCATCGGCATGATGATGGGGTCCACCATGGGCGTGGCGCAGCTTCTGGTGCAGATCGCCTCGGGCCCGCGCGCCATCGGCGTGACCGCAGGCTTCCTGCTGTTCTCGCGCTCGCTGGGCTCGGCGCTGGGCGTGGCGCTGGCGCTCATGATCCTGTTCGTCGCGATGAAATCGCTCGATCCGGGGGCGATGGCGCTGTTCGAAGCCCGCCTGGACGGCAGCTTCGCCGCCGGGCCGGCGGATGCGGCACTCCTTAAGTCCTTTCAACTGGCGATCGGCATGCTGGCCATGATCTCCTTTTTCGGGGCGGTCGTCGCGTGGCGACATCCGATGCGGCGGTTCTGA
- a CDS encoding ABC transporter ATP-binding protein has protein sequence MNTRIGDIVPDLDNRTGSAPPHLSVRNLTTSFRVGGQWKKIVRDVSFDVMPGETLAIVGESGSGKSVTSLSVMRLLDPALSRIEGEVLLAGRDLLTLTERQMQGVRGNEVSMIFQEPMTSLNPITSIGRQISEALTIHRDISGREARREAIRILEKVRIPNAVSRYDEFPHQFSGGMRQRVMIAMALATKPRLLIADEPTTALDVTIQGQILNLIKILQEEEGMSVLFITHDMGVVAEVSDRCLVMYRGEMVESGRTADLFRRGEHPYTRALISAVPPLGSMANRALPVKFPVVDVETGKAQPAAEIRDTVDKSRTPVLAVRDLTMRFDITGGLLGRRRGAVHAVENVSFDLFQGETLSLVGESGCGKSTIGRSVMRLVTPQSGEIHLDGYEVMKLNHLDLRRMRRSIQMVFQDPFASLDPRMTVGAAVTEPYLIQKLGPAAEAREKAAGLLDRVGLSGDILHRYPHEFSGGQRQRIVIARALMLDPKVIVADEAVSALDVSVKAQVCNLLLDLQDSMGIAFLFISHDMAVVERVSHRVAVMYLGEIVEIGPRAAVFENPQHPYTIKLMSAVPVPDPARRGMKREVLPDEIMSPIRPVGYEPPERAYRKVSEGHFVQLS, from the coding sequence ATGAACACGCGAATTGGAGATATCGTGCCCGACCTCGACAACCGGACCGGATCCGCACCGCCGCACCTGTCTGTCCGCAATCTGACGACCTCGTTCCGCGTGGGCGGCCAGTGGAAGAAGATCGTGCGTGACGTCTCCTTCGACGTCATGCCGGGGGAGACCCTCGCCATCGTCGGGGAAAGCGGCTCGGGCAAGAGCGTCACCTCGCTGTCGGTGATGCGTCTTCTCGACCCCGCGTTGAGCCGCATCGAGGGCGAGGTCCTGCTCGCCGGCCGCGACCTGCTGACGCTGACGGAACGGCAGATGCAGGGCGTCCGCGGCAACGAGGTCTCGATGATCTTTCAGGAGCCGATGACCTCGCTCAACCCGATCACCTCGATCGGCAGGCAGATCAGCGAGGCGCTCACCATCCATCGCGACATCTCGGGGCGGGAGGCAAGGCGGGAGGCGATCCGCATCCTCGAGAAGGTCCGGATCCCCAACGCCGTATCGCGCTATGACGAATTCCCGCACCAGTTTTCCGGGGGCATGCGCCAGCGGGTGATGATCGCCATGGCGCTGGCCACCAAACCCAGGCTGCTCATCGCGGACGAGCCGACCACCGCGCTCGACGTGACGATCCAGGGCCAGATCCTCAACCTGATCAAGATTTTGCAGGAGGAGGAGGGGATGTCGGTCCTGTTCATCACGCATGACATGGGGGTGGTGGCCGAGGTCTCCGACCGCTGCCTGGTGATGTATCGCGGCGAGATGGTGGAGAGCGGCAGGACCGCCGACCTCTTCCGGCGCGGCGAGCATCCCTATACGCGGGCGCTGATCTCCGCGGTGCCGCCGCTGGGGTCGATGGCGAACAGGGCGCTGCCGGTGAAATTCCCCGTCGTCGACGTGGAGACCGGCAAGGCCCAGCCCGCCGCCGAGATCCGGGACACGGTCGACAAGTCCCGGACGCCGGTGCTGGCGGTGCGCGACCTGACGATGCGCTTCGACATCACCGGCGGGCTCCTGGGGCGCAGGCGCGGTGCGGTGCATGCGGTCGAGAACGTCTCCTTCGACCTCTTCCAGGGCGAGACCCTGTCGCTTGTCGGCGAATCCGGCTGCGGCAAGTCGACCATCGGGCGTTCGGTCATGCGGCTGGTGACGCCGCAGAGCGGCGAGATCCATCTCGACGGCTACGAGGTGATGAAACTGAACCATCTCGATCTGCGGCGGATGCGGCGGTCGATCCAGATGGTGTTCCAGGACCCCTTCGCCAGCCTCGATCCGCGCATGACCGTCGGTGCCGCGGTGACCGAGCCCTACCTGATCCAGAAGCTCGGCCCGGCAGCCGAGGCGCGCGAGAAGGCGGCGGGCCTGCTCGACCGGGTCGGGCTGTCGGGCGACATCCTGCACCGCTATCCGCACGAGTTCTCCGGCGGGCAGCGCCAGCGCATCGTGATCGCCCGCGCGCTGATGCTCGATCCGAAGGTCATCGTCGCGGACGAGGCGGTCTCCGCGCTCGACGTGTCGGTCAAGGCGCAGGTCTGCAACCTGCTGCTCGACCTGCAGGACAGCATGGGCATCGCCTTCCTGTTCATCAGTCACGACATGGCGGTGGTCGAACGGGTCAGCCACCGGGTCGCGGTGATGTATCTGGGCGAGATCGTCGAGATCGGCCCGCGCGCGGCGGTGTTCGAGAACCCGCAGCACCCCTATACGATCAAGCTGATGTCGGCCGTGCCGGTGCCCGATCCGGCCCGGCGCGGCATGAAGCGCGAAGTGCTCCCCGACGAGATCATGAGCCCGATCCGCCCGGTCGGCTACGAGCCGCCGGAGCGGGCATACCGGAAGGTTTCGGAGGGGCATTTCGTGCAGCTTTCCTGA